In Salmo salar chromosome ssa03, Ssal_v3.1, whole genome shotgun sequence, a single genomic region encodes these proteins:
- the LOC106600735 gene encoding uncharacterized protein — MWNSVRIGQNDAFHSAKMAQISLLRVLLNERLTAVADEIFGAVEKTVAEYQEEIYRSKEENEKLRRLLDIVLKPDIKLHRSDLQQLTVSEKVPPEQQHCEQELSPSLRQEDPEPTQINEQELRTSHGREQLHALESKDPNVIFTIACVKSLCQNQVSTEPSHIYQTQSVEYEQGASIQSTSTEQIKTEPDGEGYMSLEPTREPQPLSAFNHYSAVQRENRVNLSVDRVASGELPSGSKSTLDRGPAAATGQATASQSLDPTLSSPPFHRPAVPRSIAWRQKRKGEEYAHAQQQGALYPKRSNVYRSKVHPDISIPHLTPEYDELLTNRSGGRPDRYAVLLFRACVSEERYREWEQNTNWDGSRGKFGLPVNLRMFIRTTVSQKFPSMSDVTRKNIKDRVNEYLRSPRKSGHGLLSLI, encoded by the exons ATGTGGAATTCTGTTCGGATAGGACAGAACGACGCCTTTCATTCTGCGAAAATGGCTCAAATATCGTTGCTGAGAGTGCTTCTCAATGAACGATTAACAGCAGTTGCTGATGAGATATTTGGGGCTGTTGAAAAAACGGTGGCAGAGTACCAGGAAGAAATCTACCGTTCAAAGGAGGAGAACGAGAAGCTACGGAGGCTGCTTGATATCGTTCTTAAACCAGATATAAAGTTGCATAGATCGG ACCTACAGCAGCTCACTGTCTCTGAAAAGGTTCCCCctgagcagcagcactgtgaACAGGAGTTGAGCCCCAGTCTGAGGCAGGAGGACCCAGAGCCCACACAGATTAATGAGCAGGAGCTCAGGACCAGTCATGGGAGAGAGCAGCTTCATGCTCTGGAGTCAAAAGACCCTAATGTTATATTCACAATTGCTTGTGTCAAAAGCTTGTGCCAGAATCAGGTCTCAACTGAGCCTTCACATATTTACCAAACCCAAAGTGTGGAATATGAACAGGGAGCCTCTATACAAAGCACTTCAACGGAACAGATCAAAACAGAACCCGATGGAGAGGGCTACATGTCATTAGAACCAACCAGGGaacctcagcccctctctgcatTTAATCACTATTCTGCTGTTCAGCGTGAAAACAGAGTAAACCTCAGTGTAGATCGTGTGGCGAGTGGAGAGCTTCCATCAGGATCAAAGAGCACACTG GATCGAGGCCCCGCTGCTGCCACAGGCCAGGCCACAGCAAGCCAGTCCCTGGACCCCACTCTTTCCTCACCACCTTTCCACCGCCCAGCTGTGCCCCGGTCCATTGCATGGCGCCaaaagaggaagggggaggaataTGCACACGCCCAGCAGCAGGGCGCTCTTTACCCAAAACGCTCAAATGTATACCGCTCGAAGGTACatcctgacatttccattcctcaTCTGACGCCAGAATATGACGAACTGCTCACCAACCGCAGCGGGGGCCGTCCGGACCGCtatgctgttctgctattccGTGCATGCGTAAGCGAAGAGAGATACCGCGAGTGGGAACAGAATACCAACTGGGATGGATCACGAGGAAAATTTGGCTTGCCAGTGAACCTCCGAATGTTCATCAGGACCACTGTGTCTCAAAAGTTTCCTTCCATGAGTGATGTAACCCGAAAAAACATAAAAGACAGAGTAAATGAGTACTTGAGGTCACCGAGGAAGTCTGGACATGGACTGCTCTCGCTTATCTAA